In Zingiber officinale cultivar Zhangliang chromosome 1A, Zo_v1.1, whole genome shotgun sequence, the DNA window TGACATCGTATGCATTTATGTAATCCCCAACCACTGTATTTGCCTCTTCAATAGCTTCATTACAAGATTTGCTCATATTGTGGGCGCCACTGAAGGTGTAATCTTCAAAATCACACTCGCTCATGATTCTAAGGCCTATCTCATCCGATATCATACCATGTGACCAAAAGTACTCGTACGTTGCTGGAATATCCCTATCAAGCTTGAGAAGTGGGTTTCCAATCTAAAGAGCAAAAGAAATATTAGAGACGGGTTCATTTTTGGATAGTAGcatacaaaataaataaataaaaatactgGCCGGGAAATTGCAACACTTCTTACGGCAATTCCTTTAATCTTAAACATGAAACCAGAAGAATGGTGATTATAATCAAGAAGAACATTAGCCAGCTGTGGGATATAGTGCCCTGTGACAGTTTGAATATAGAAGGTAAAATAATACTCTCGAGGCATgtgttgtttatatatatattctttgctGACCTGCGTAGCTTTCTCCCGTTAGAAATAAATCTCTTGATCTAAACTCAGGAAATTTTTCATACCATCTCAACAGAAAAGTAAGCATGTCATTCGCTTCCAGACCAAAAATGAAAAGAGGAACCCGTTAGAAGAGAAAACAATGCCATAATAAGTTTCAACCAAATATCCAGAAAAGAaaggacatatatatatatatatatatatatatatatatatatatatatatatatatatatatatatatatatatatatatatatatatatagttgcctAAACATACCTGTTGATTCATCCCCACTGTTATAATCTGAAGTTGAATTGGAGTACGACCATCCAACTCCAGCCGGGGATTCAACAAAAAGAAGATTAGACACTGGATGTTGTTGAGAAAGATAAGTCAATAagttgagaaagaaaaaaaaaatcaaatcaaatcaatctACGAAATTCTAAAAAGAAATTAGCATTGGTTGGACGAAAGAAAAACCTTTGTTCCATGACTTTTTATTTATTCGAAGACCACGTCCATCTCCACGAGGGAAAAATGGACCCAGCTCGGTGAAGGCACCACCTCCAATTGAAGAACAGCCGGGACCTGCAGATCAAATGAATAACGATGCATAAGTATCTTAAAAGTATATAATATCATCTACTTAAAGTTTCCAGTGTTGCATACAGAATTTAGCAACTAGAGACGCTAATATATAAGCTAATCCCTAAAGATATCAGATTTTTGAAGTCTAAGTTGGTGAAATTTATTGACCCACAAAATTGCACTAAAGTTAATTATTACACGCATACAGTTAAATGCAACTGAAAGTTGTGTAATCCTGTTATCCCAGATAGTTTCTCTGATTGCACGGATAGATCTGTGTGCCGACTCATTGTCTGAACTCATAGTACTAATACTAATTGTGATAACAGTTAAATAACCCTTTGGAAATCAAAGATAAAGAACGGATCAACGTATTTAATATCCTAATGAATACAGGTCCACTTCTAGGCTTAAAACAACTAAAAGATAATACAACAACAGACTGAACACAGACTGACACTCCATTGGCTAAATCAAAGTGAAACACAGTTAAAGACCAACAGGAACAAACTGGAAATACAAAAAATTAGTGAAGTATGACTTATGATCTAAATGTTAATTGATTATTTGATGCAATTGCAATAATAAAATACAGTTGTTGACTTGGAATCAAACAGGCTGGAGGATTATTGAGCTCCAGTTTTTATGTGATTCAGGTGGCATTGAGGGGTTCTTCAAGACATAAAATGACAGGAAAAGCGTGTACCTATTGGTAGTCAAGATCCACTGGGTAATCATTTGCCCTAACTATGGCTACGCTAAACCTTGCAATTTCCCGAGGTTCCAGTATGATAGTGGAACTTCGTGGCGTGCACATGATTTGTCACTGGCCTAGCTGTCAGGAACTGAAATTTTGGTGCGCACATGATGTGCCCTTTGCCCTAGCTGTCAAGAACTCATTCACAGTCCACAGCCAATAGGCTGAGACGACTGCATTATTTGAAAAAACTATATTAGAGTAGGAGCATCTAAATAGCTTGTCATAGACAAGACCAAGTACAGTAATTCAGCGGCCAGATCAGCATCTCTTACCGTTTTGTATTCTCACAAAGTAGGATACATTATGAAAGCATTTTCAGAAACAGAAACATGGTTTCTTCAATTTTTGTGCAAAgacgggtcccgccgcccagcggccccctagacCTGGTCTCATAgagatcctaggaggaggtaaattagCGGTGAATGTTGGCCCGGGTAGagcgtggtgtctccggaatttaacacagccggtccagattattcatccagtgcgtgtccgtggaccttcgaccctacaactcattgtgcaaggatgtCACGCCTTAACCAGTTGATCCAGCCCGCGGGGGTTGATTTCTTCCATttttagagagagagagagagagagagagacgagAACAAACGCCAGGATGCCTATAGAGTTTTATTCCCCTTGAAATAAAAAACAGAGGACAAAGGATGGCTGTAAGGAAAGTTCCATATCTTACTGTCAAGAATGAAGTTTTCTAAGTTTCACGAACGGCATAATAAAATATCGACAGATGAGATGCTTGCAGAAGGGGACCATGTTAATAGAATACAACTGAACAGTGAGTAGTACCACATGCAATTATGCAAACAGCAGAGCACAACACGGTGCAGCCAAATAGGAATCAAGCTAACAAATACGATATTTTGATAGGATCAAAGCTGCATCTGAATGCAGTTGTAGATCCAAGAATAATAGAAACTGAAGATGATAACCTCTACTTCAATAATGAAGGATTAGACTGATAGAAGAGTCGAACAATAAAACGTCATCGGAAGGGGAAAACAACCTCAACGgagaagaaaatggagaaatTTTGATGAATAGAGAACTGAAACGGTCACACAGGAAGGTAGAAAGCACGAATAAAACAGTTATCATGGTAACAGAAAAACATTAGGGTTAAAGCAGAAACGGAGCAGTTTTTTGACATGGGAAATTATCTTATCCACCAAACACGAACCTCCATTCAGCCACAGGGTGAGAGGCTTCTCGTCAGCATCTCCATCAGCCTCAGCGAAGTAATAGAAGAGACTCCTCCCGGTCTTCACATCAATATCCACATACCCTGCGTACTGCGCGAAGCCCACCTTCGGCTGCCCGGGCAATCTCGCCACCAAATCTTCTTCGGGAAACCCTCCCACTTCCTTTCCCACCACCATCACCGCGACAATAATCAAGTACTGCCATCTGAAACACTCCATCCAGCAGTGTAATTCGCCCGAGGAGGGATCAGATTCCtgacttttctcctcttcctttgaTCCCCTGCCTGACAAGAAGACTGCAAACAATGCAAATCACAAAAACCTGTAAAATAAATCCAGGAAATTTAAGTCTGCATGCGCTTACCTTGAATTTATATACAGAACGGTGACAGGAAGGAGGGAATCGCGCTCTAGATGATCACGGTGACTTCCGCCTTTTTTGCTCAAATTTCGATGAATGATAACAAACTCGATCGGAACGCCGATGGAGTGAGAATCGGACTTGGCAAGCTAAGATATTGATAAATAACAAAGAAAGAGGCGACAAAAGAGCAGGAAGAAGTACTGGTTTCTTCGATGACTTGTGGGCTAATAATAGAGACCAGGAGAACTGAATCCAAAACCGATGATTCTCTTGTTATCTTGGAGGCAGCAACACTTTCTTCATAACTAatcaatatttatcaagtatttttttcttactattttaaatctaaaaaaattgtctatatatatatatatatatatatataattttttttttaaaaaaaaatatgtatcTCACATCAATTTGTTCATTTCCTTTTGCTGCTTGCTCCATTGTCAGTGATAACGACAAACTATTAAATTTCAGTTTTGCATATCTTCTATTGTCATTTTATAATTATGCGTTAAAAAAGAACTGTCTATTGTTAAATAAAAATCCACCAAAAGATTACACCTAAAATAATATGTGGCCTATGACTTAatttttttcaaagaaaaaacAGTCAATTATTAATATCCTAAGATACGAGCAATAACATTAAACAAGCTATATGTTAATTGTAATCTTCTAACACCAATTTGTATGTTCATGATCAATAATTTCTACATCCCCTCGGGATAGTGTGATAGTTGAAGTAAAGGATATTGTCACATAAAGTCTTGGGGTTGAAACTTGATGCGTCCGAAAATATCTCCTCTCATGCCTTGGTTActtgtactaatggctagtactcactcgtgatttaccttctccgtattGCCTAGAGACGAGTTGGCGGGTGCACTGGGATGAGTGAATCGCTTTTTGCCATATGATCAATAATTTCTATCCCATGGGTTGGCGCAAATGATTCATATAGTGGTGTTGCCATAAATAAATCTGGTGTCGATTCCCAACGGGTGTGGAAGCCTCGCtaactcccccccccccccccaattacATGTGCTATTATTGCTAGGCTTAGTCCTCGTGATTTACATATCTGTATCTAGTCAGGGGCTGGCGATATTGGCCATGTAAGATGAGCGTTATCACCTTTTACAACATATGATTAGTAATTCCATTTGATACACAACGGTGAGATAAGTAAATTCTCCTCGTCTAGGAGATAAGAAGGGCAGTATTTGGACAAGTGAAAAACACAGGTGGAATTGTTGCATGGTGAACGGTTATTTCATGGAGAGGTGATGTTATGTGCAGGCGGGTATAGCTAAGATGGTACCCAAGTAGTAGACTTACATCAATGGGCAAGAGTTCGAGTCGTGACTAAGGCAAATAACTATCCTTAATTGAGAGTGTGCTAAGGTAATCACCTTagatattgtattatttattggataaataaaatttttaatttgagcGTGCATTCTATATTTATATGATATTGATCTTAAAGTCAATTAATGAAGTCCATGATACAATGCATAGCATGTGAAAAATTATGATTGCATCACAATTAGTGGGTATCTCTCCATGTGTAATTATATATGTATTAAACTATTCcctagtcaatgaattgatgagatttgacatcatcaattctgtaagactagcatataTTATACTCGGTTTATCCACAGTCAATCTTTAATAGCTGGAAACATTAAGATGTTGAGATTTAACATATGGATGTTGGTTatgggtaactagttcattggatgtAACCTACTATGAGACTTCATGTGACTCCTTACATGTCATTGAAGATATCATTATAGCTCGAGTATAAGTTTCCttagacttgaggtattcaagtcatcttggtcatggagggttatactttgacatcttgacAATCATCTCCTAGGAGGTGCAAGTTTAGGATGATTGAATATAAGTTAATATGCCTGAAGGTTTTTGAATAGTACATAGATGATTCACCACTCCTTTTATAAGGAGATACATACCTTATGGCTTCTTGTTAAGATTATTACTCATAAGTTTTTGGTGAAAGTAAAACATGTAAAGAGGATGGTCTACATGGACACGTGTTTGAATAATTTGAATCCACAAGACAAGAaactattacttgggctaggtgtgatgtagttAGTATAGTGGGGACTaacacatagatcatgtcctaaaccaagtggaTATAATATGAGTGAAAAGAAAAGATACACTAATAACTATTGTTGTTAAAGGGTTCAAAATTATTCTGggatcaactataattttctgattaattggggatcatgatatatTATTAGGTACCACTCATGATCGATCCATAATTAATGTTTAATTATGGGCAACCATCATAAATCGGGAATCTATTTGGGTCACAAGCAAGACGAGAATATCCGAAAGACGTAAAAAAagtttgagaattagattctcAGATTAAGAGAGATTAAATATGGTAGGACTGATGAAGGacaaatatggaagatatttATTAGGATGAAAGTAGAAGTGAAACACACCTCTTATAGGTGAGTAGGATGCCCTTTGGTTTAATAATGAGCCAAAATTGGTTTGGTTTTAAACCAAATTAGTTTGATTTTTGAACCAAGCTTATTGTAAGCGAATCATGTTAGTTTAATGGGTATAGGTTTGATCTTGTTTATCAAACCCTAATAGAGATGTATTAATACCCCTTCATGGGAGAGAATTAGACATCAATATTTTAAGGTTTaggtcttctcttcctcttcctctccgatAATGCTGATGCTCCTTGCCGCTAATTTCAACGCTGACACCCCTTGTTGTCGATTTTGGCACCTAATTCGGTGGTGCCAATTTCGATGCCACTGATAACTAGTTGCCACCTAATGGAGttaaagaaagagagcaacaagctaacgatatggatcatggtcaaaccactctagatgttaatgatgatctgTTATGCAttaatggaggcccaattacaagggctaaggctagaaagatgaaggaaacacttaatgtactaattgaagatgtgaaggtcaaagctaccattgaagaaggtttgaccaagagcaagtcattcggcatagtcaacctaattcaaacctTAAATGAACTTAAttgcacttaagtctcatgtctatgtagtagggatatgtaggcttaatttagactcaatttatacttttatttgggttgtaataaagcctTAAGCTTAAAATGACTAAGTATtctacataggcctttactaaatgagctttcttttggccttttagggttttttagttaccttatagctataaataaagggggtgacggccacacatggatctttgacatatttttcaatctaaagcatgatgagactctcacttgttggttcttcattgaattagaacttatcaaggcatttccttgtggcattcgaagacttatcaacctccatccaAAGGTtatggcgtcttccatcttctataccaaggttcatgctttcctaagcattgaGTCAAGGTTCTTTTCATgaatcttatcgatttagttctttctttctttcttcttccatttgttGTGGGTTCTAGAGGTATCTTTCTCTTTAgattcacatcatttggtatcagagctttggttTTTTAAATCGATTTCGTTaccctttttcttttgtgcttgaatctatgtttattttgttcaacat includes these proteins:
- the LOC122026173 gene encoding serine carboxypeptidase-like 42; protein product: MECFRWQYLIIVAVMVVGKEVGGFPEEDLVARLPGQPKVGFAQYAGYVDIDVKTGRSLFYYFAEADGDADEKPLTLWLNGGPGCSSIGGGAFTELGPFFPRGDGRGLRINKKSWNKVSNLLFVESPAGVGWSYSNSTSDYNSGDESTANDMLTFLLRWYEKFPEFRSRDLFLTGESYAGHYIPQLANVLLDYNHHSSGFMFKIKGIAIGNPLLKLDRDIPATYEYFWSHGMISDEIGLRIMSECDFEDYTFSGAHNMSKSCNEAIEEANTVVGDYINAYDVILDVCYPSIVEQELRLRKYVTKMSVGIDVCMSYERRFYFNLPEVQQALHANGTKLPYRWSMCSGVLNYSDADGDINILPLLARIVKNKIPIWVFSGDQDSVVPLLGSRTLVRELAHDLQFGVTVPYSVWFYKGQVGGWVTEYGKLLTFATVRGAAHMVPYAQPARALRLFTSFVHGHRLPNSTYPPID